The following coding sequences are from one Cercospora beticola chromosome 4, complete sequence window:
- a CDS encoding uncharacterized protein (MEROPS:MER0029657): MWPELFTIKVYFHIITSTTEEHGLYHPYMLAKQMDVLNTGFAHGKYTPLRRAKFKFTLAGVTRTVNYNWAHDNPNDYKTDWSPNEKQYKKALRKGGYSDVNVYILSHMHEGELLGIATYPRAEPIRWADGIILLASTMPGGSKEGFDQGKTLVHEMGHWLGLYHTFGTGCGDGPCSCDGPGDYVDDTTVGNHVYRGDCTAAVNSCPDHVGYDDISNYMNYGKDVCDMHFTALQGQRMRVLYGNLRWKRWE, encoded by the exons ATTGTTTACAATCAAAGTCTACTTTCATATCATCACTTCCACAACAGAAGAGCATGGGCTCTATCATCCATATATGCTCGCCAAACAAATGGATGTTTT AAATACAGGCTTCGCTCATGGGAAGTATACCCCACTGAGAAGAGCCAAGTTCAAGTTCACCCTCGCAGGTGTGACCCGCACGGTCAACTACAACTGGGCACACGATAATCCTAACGACTACAAAACCGATTGGTCGCCGAATGAGAAGCAATACAAGAAAGCGCTTCGAAAAGGTGGCTATAGCGACGTTAACGTGTACATCTTGAGCCACATGCATGAAGGAGAGCTGCTCGGCATCGCTACGTATCCCAGAGCGGAGCCTATCAGATGGGCTGATGGGATCATCCTCCTTGCGAGCACGATGCCAGGAGGATCCAAGGAAGGATTTGACCAAGGTAAAACTCTTGTGCACGAGATGGGCCACTGGTTGGGTTTATATCATACCTTTGGGACGGGCTGTGGAGACGGTCCGTGTAGCTGTGATGGGCCAG GTGACTACGTCGATGACACGACAGTGGGAAACCACGTTTATCGAGGCGATTGTACTGCGGCCGTCAACAGCTGCCCAGACCATGTTGGATACGACGACATCAGTAATTACATGAATTACGGGAAAGATGTGTGCGACATGCACTTCACGGCTCTTCAGGGCCAGAGGATGCGAGTGCTTTATGGTAATTTGCGGTGGAAGAGATGGGAATGA
- a CDS encoding uncharacterized protein (MEROPS:MER0028284) has protein sequence MSSTKANVHNWLSHPHNQWAFTHIDEILSTAVVQKPQIPSNPQRGSLDLSGFKLDHGGDKIDFKTYLTETSTDGLMIFQHGKVLYEEYFNGNTKESKHILMSLTKSITGLLVGIVQSQGKLSVSDPVTKYVPEVSNTIWKDVTIQQCLDMRVGARYVDGQHEYRAATGWNPKLGGEKYNTLKEFLAGFVPQEIIDDSFEYISANTDLLGWVLERATGKPYPQILQELLWQPMGAESDALLTVDSEGFARAAGGLCATLPDVARLAQLILNDGKNADGAQIVPAEWIEDVLHEGSQDAWQRGRFAKAFNPFYESLAYRSCCYADENSEVIMGWGLFGQHFAVDKRNGIVLVTTASQKDALGFDKIGMTVGAFKEIQRILTSG, from the coding sequence ATGAGTTCCACAAAAGCGAATGTTCACAACTGGCTCAGCCATCCACATAACCAGTGGGCTTTCACACACATCGATGAGATCCTATCAACCGCCGTTGTACAAAAGCCACAGATACCTTCGAACCCACAGCGAGGCTCTCTAGACCTGTCTGGCTTCAAACTCGATCATGGCGGGGATAAAATCGATTTCAAAACATATCTTACGGAAACTAGTACAGATGGTTTAATGATATTTCAACATGGCAAAGTCCTTTACGAGGAATACTTCAACGGAAACACTAAAGAATCCAAACATATTCTCATGTCCTTGACGAAATCAATCACGGGACTCTTAGTCGGAATCGTACAATCACAAGGCAAGCTATCTGTCTCCGACCCAGTCACGAAATATGTGCCGGAGGTCTCAAACACAATCTGGAAAGATGTAACCATTCAGCAATGCCTCGATATGCGAGTCGGCGCAAGATACGTGGACGGTCAACACGAATATCGCGCGGCTACTGGTTGGAACCCCAAGCTCGGCGGCGAGAAATACAACACTCTGAAAGAGTTTCTGGCAGGTTTTGTGCCGCAAGAAATCATCGATGATTCATTCGAATACATCTCGGCCAATACGGATTTACTCGGTTGGGTTCTCGAGCGAGCGACTGGAAAGCCGTATCCCCAGATCTTACAAGAACTTTTGTGGCAACCTATGGGCGCTGAAAGCGACGCTCTCCTCACAGTAGATTCAGAAGGTTTCGCTCGTGCGGCTGGCGGACTATGCGCCACTTTACCAGATGTCGCACGCTTAGCACAGCTCATATTGAACGACGGCAAGAATGCGGACGGTGCACAAATTGTGCCAGCTGAGTGGATCGAAGATGTCTTGCATGAAGGCTCGCAAGATGCATGGCAGAGAGGTCGTTTTGCGAAAGCTTTTAATCCATTCTACGAGAGCCTGGCTTATCGATCGTGCTGCTATGCAGACGAGAACAGTGAAGTTATCATGGGGTGGGGCCTGTTTGGACAGCATTTTGCAGTCGACAAAAGAAATGGCATCGTACTGGTGACGACTGCCAGTCAGAAGGATGCACTTGGATTTGACAAGATTGGGATGACTGTGGGGGCGTTCAAGGAGATCCAAAGAATCTTGACAAGTGGGTAG